tatatatattagggaaATTGGCAACAGACATACGTTTTATACTGTGATTCAAAGAGCAAACTGGTGTGTTTTTCaaaagtttgtgttttattttgaacAAGACATTCAGCCCATGTAATTCAGCCCCTACTCTGAAATAGAACAGGAAGCATTGCTGGCCATTAGTGTTTGCTGCACTAAGTTAATgtatcaaaaatgtaaattgttgtggaacaaatccagggcagcaaactcgactgcaatattctttattgggaagcagagttacacaacatgtttcgggctatgccctttgtcaagtgtaaaggAACattcaaaaaaaaccaaacatttaaaACCTCATGTGACTAATCCAGTGCATCATGGGTAATTAACCAATTAGTATACCCCATCCAATAGAGAGCATATATGCTAAAGTGCAacgtgaataaatacatttatcttaaatacataaataaaaagcatCATATAACCATTACTGACATAACCTTCTCCATAATCATTACATTAAAAATTCCAATTGTTATAGGGATATGTGTAATATTGTATTAAAATTCCAATTATTATAGTgggtacataaaaaaatatatttaaaatccaGGTAACTGCTTGGACCGGCCTAACCTGTAAGGGAAATAAGGAAATTGCCATTAGGCCTATCCAATCACTTGCATTTTGTAACTATGTTGTGTCAATTTGacgtttatatttgtttttgcaacattgttctgACACTattataaactcacaaattttttaGCTACAAAACCTTGTATCTATTCGGGCAAATATATTACAAAGCTGTTACAAACAGCATAGTATCAAAAGCTAAAATTGTTCTCCTGATAGAATGGACTCGCCCATACAAGATTCAGCAGGAGATCCATGACCTTGCAACTAGCTGACTAGTTATAAATCCTGAAGACaaaaaagaatatattatttCCAAATATCCTTTAGAGGAACATgctaaattatattgtttatttaatccTTTTGGGTAGGTACTGTCTAAACGCTTTATCCATCTGGCctctctctgtagtaacaaagtATTATGATCCCCACCTCTAGTTGGTTTTGGTACTGTTTCTAGCACCTTCCATTTAAGCTGACATACATTGTGTTTTTCTGAATCAAAATGCCTAGCTACAGGGGTATCGGTGTaagtatttaatttaaaagtcCGTATATTACTTTTGTGTTCTTTAATCCTGGTATTGACAGATCTAATTGTCTAATTGCTGCACTAAGTTACACATAAGCCTTCTATTCTGGGTCTAAACTGGGCTTTTTCTTTGCTTATGAAAACTGTCTCTGAAGCTTGAGTGACCTTACTGAGCAAGGGCAATGTTCTATTACTTAATCACCCTTGTTACCTTTGTCCAGTTTTGCTCCTGGTACCAGCACAATATGTTACATAAGTGATTCCACCAGGAAATGATTCCCCTGTTTTGCATTCTGTGCTGTGTTTAACAGGCATGGACTTCCAACTCTTCATTTCTATTTGTGAATTAAATCATGAATTAAATTAATGaatgagaaataaataataatgcattaaattgattaaataatgaagtctatggggagaTAACTGATGTTGGCAGAGCTCAAAGTGAACTgatctaatataataatattcttaTTGATAAGCCTTCCTTTCTACAGATCCGGCTGGTGGTGGAAGAAGGACTCAATCGGCTGCCTTACACAGAATGCACGGTCACTACACCTACTGGTACTGCTCTTTAATGCACGAACATTGCACTGAATTATTATCCAGAGCTCTACTCATTTGTCACTGGAGTTTATTTACAAATGCTGTGGATCTTAACAAGCTAGCATTCCATTTTAGCATATATCACtttcagttaaggtggccatacacaattaCGATATTTCCCACAAAATCTTTCCCACAGATCTTTCGTATGATATTGGTGtatgtatggctgcctttagtCAGCTGGTGCCTgtacaacttaaaggagaattcaaccctttaagaaaaaaacccgtaccccccaccccagggaGACCCcccctcagtggcgtaactaccgggggagcagggggtgcgattgggccagggcacgcaccccctcagggcccctcgGCAGCTCACGCACCACGATTCCCGGgtggttccgggtgtacggagggggggcggggggcccggcagcgcgtcccgcgccagggcccgcccccctatagttacgtcactgccccccctccctcctccccacagcctaactgcccccccagggaaatgccccatactttatacttacccctcagcgcagattctggcatcggagttccacgcagccatcttccggttcttcggcaagctgagtgggagatcgcaatgttggtgcatgcacagttggagcaatttgacGGTTTTCCATCTTTCAGGTCTTCGGCAATTTTGACGCAAACTGgtagattgctccaactgcgcatgcgccaacatgccaaaaatttaatttataaaggcccgagtgactggatgtctaacataacagaacactacttcctgctttgtaacTCTCTTtaccactgactggttaccacgcagtaaccaattagtgactggggtgggcacatgggttataactgtttgcttttgaatctgagttgcatgctaagtatcaattgcaaactccctgaactgtatgtctcatgtggcccccttgaagtcgctgactaaagatggccatacacgggccgataaaagctgccaacagaccgagtcggcagcttattggcccgtgtatggggccccagaCGGGCTTCCCttatcgagatctggctgaaagtcggccagatctcgatcggatgggactaaaaatctcgTCGGatagcggccgcatctgttcgttgatgaggttccgtgatccgaccgcccgttaggcatcgttaggatctgatagttgggccctagggcccacgatcggatcagcccgatattacccacctcaaggtgggcatatcgcggagagatccactcgtttggcgacgtcgccaaacgagcggatctctccgtgtatggccaccttaactcagagttagagagctgtaaagcaggaagtagtgttctgttcaacatccagtcactccagcctttatagattacattttttgctaactatattagaatttattttttattttgcacagcctatttatttacccagtttttatttttacactgaactgttcctttaagagaaaaatgTAGTAGTTTAAAAATGAATGCACAGCATCTTAAGTGTGAAGCACATTCATACAATCGGTTAACCCAAGGTTTTGCTCTACTGTTACTGTTGACCCAAGCTCTTGCTCCTATGATcaattttttgtttataatattCAGGGTCTATATCTTACCCCTCAAACATACTTCTTTGTAAATTTAAAGGTGTATTAGATGTGCTGCTGTAAATTTCAAGGTGTGTAAGCTTGCGCTACTTTCTGCTTTTGTGTCcgtttgtgttattttatttgttattagttACATAGCTTTTCTGTGTAACAGGTTACAAGTATGACGGAGTGAAATTTGAGAAGGGAAACTGTGGCGTGAGCATTATGCGGAGTGGTAAGTATCAGTCTTATAAGATATACTGAATACATTTCATACATGTGGTCAGTCACCATACAGGATGAGTATTAACATTAGATGCAGTGATGCACCAGTGCAGTAAGCCATAAAGCCAATCCCCACTGCTTTGGTTTGAAACAGGCAGTCTGAAAGCCAAAATACTATggaagaataaaaaaacagtagactCACAGAAAGCATAAGGATGTGGAAAGATATCATGCTTATGAATTGCATTGATTTTGAGCTTCCAGTCTATGTCTCTTTGCTGCTACAGTTCCTAGGAATGTGTGTCCACCATCCTTTCTCCAGATCTGTACCTCAGTCATCCTTTGCCtgcctttcctccttttccttTTGATGGCTCCTGCCATTATAAATCATGAGCACTGTACACAGTGGCATTATATGTGGCTTAATGTTTGAATACATTTCAATCTACGATTCCTTTTATCCAGGCGAGGCCATGGAGCAGGGATTGCGAGACTGCTGCCGTTCTATTCGCATTGGGAAAATCCTTATCCAGAGTGACGAGGAAACGCAAAAAGCTAAAGTTTATTATGCAAAGTTTCCTCCAGATATTTACAGACGGAAGGTTCTTTTGATGTACCCTATACTCAGTGAGTATTTATTGGAGTTTACTGTGCccaattatagtttttttaatgaaaactgaaGGTCTAGAAAATGCTTCATAATGCCGTCTTCTGAAGTGTTTCTAcacatttgtgttttatatattacAATGCATACACCGGGTTTCTTCTCTATAGTAGCCAGACTCTGCTTTTCTCTGGTGTCCTCTTCctgacaagagaaaaggattggGCTTAGAGGACCTTCTTTAGACTACTAAGcctgatttaaaaataattagttaTTCTAGGTGCATCAGTAAGAACTTTAGCAACTACCCTTGCCAAGTACTTGACCTTAATATGacagttgaatttcgagttctaAGTACCAAATGCATGTCACTATGGTTGCTTAGGGGttaaaaccatttttattaatatgGCAGCTCATCAAGAAAGAATATGGATACAATAACCCTTTTGTCCTTGGATTTTTACAGCTAAGGGTAATAGAACACAGCATTCCTCTATTAAATGGAGCTTGTTACAGtcttgaaaaaaaacagaatctgtATTGCAAATATACTGCACTGGCTCATTTTTATGAACTGACCACAGGGATTCCATGCCTAAAAAAGCCACTATAACCTACTTGCCCCGCTTTAGACAACTTGTAATTTTTGGTTTACCTTTAATTATTTAagtcttttctttcattatctagGCACTGGCAATACTGTTATTGAAGCTGTGAAGGTATTAATTGAACATGGAGTCCAGCCTGCTTGCATCATTCTGCTCAGCATTTTTTCTACCCCACATGGTAAGCATCAAGCTATATTGTGTGAAGTACCAGAATTTAGTGAAACAAGGCAAATGGCCAGCACTgtttatatcaggggtgtccaaccttttggcttccctgggccacattggaataAGACAAATTGTCTGGGgacacacatgaaatacacaaacactatTGATTTGtaacagtaaagaaaatacacagaaaataaataccagatggagctatacactcaaatatgggacacctggatatcatatagacttattattatattattattactaattggGCAATGAGAAAAGCCCCCCCCCTTATATCCATTGCACCATGACGTTTCCTCAGGAACCGagtgtttcaagctgggccacattcatatccatcctgggccgcatgcagCCCTAGGGCCGCATGTTTAACACCCCTATTTTATATCTTTCAATGGTCTAAGCTCTGCACTCTACCAAGCACTGGGATGTGTGTGGTGTTATTCTGCTACTATGTATATATCTGGTCTTTTCAGAAATGTCTCCGCAGAGCACATAGCACTGTGTTAAATATACTGCAAAACAGAGGACACACAGTGGGCTCTGGGAGCACCATCAATACAGCCTGTGAACTCATGGGTGAGCAGCACTGGGAATACTTTTAATATGTCACATTATCCCTCAAGGTACAGAAAGGGTTAGTTTTGACTCTTTCTGTGCCAGCAATTTAATTGCACACCTCTCCGTTTAATGGGTTCTAAACTTACTAATTACTTGCTGGAGATATAATGGAAGCATGCAATTGCATGAAATGCTAAAGGGGATCTAGAATATACTGATAATATGTTCGTTTTACAGTTTGGCTGGGCTTACTAAACAGATATGAACAACATTGTGTAAGTGTAATTGAGTTACCCCTTCTAAGTGTCAGTAAGCCTACAGAGACAATAGATAAAGGTATAACTGCTGTTATTCAGCACTTGCAGGGTTAAGGTGTTTGTGGTACCAAGTAGATGATGCTGTTCGTGCCTGGCTTTGAAACAGTTTAGGCACATCTAGGCGTCATGGcagctgttttgtttttatttatttatttatttatttatttatttaaaacaatttattttcatatacatTTAGCATCTTTATATGCAAACCCAGTAATCCAAGAAGCCATTTACTCTATCTTTGCTATCAGGTAACACCTTAAACTGAGAATTCTGTGGAGATGGAAAATAGAGTCCAATAACAGTTTTAGTGCTAGCTTGTTTGTGTCACATCACGTCACGAAACAGGGCAGCGAGGCATAGGTTAAAGGAGAATCTGTGGCTTAACTATGGTTCTATAAAGGTCCAGTAACatcgaaaataattttttaaaaattcgttagtatacatagaaaaaaaaccaccaagataaattaaactttaaaatcacaaagcctttattaagaaataacttaccgaaactcagcttctgctcctcttcagaaaagacgaccTGATCCATCGAGCGGTGCTCAATTACTCCTCCCTGaatatctcctataaggaaggcagggaggagaaaaagTGATGCATGATGGATCGCCCGAtcattttctgaagaggagcgcaagtaaaGTTTtgctaagttatttcttaataaagactttgcgattttaaagtttaatttgacttggagttttttttctatgtatactaatgaattttgtttttaaaaaaaatttgatgttactggtcctttaattctcATGCCATATATTCTACAGTGGGCAGAATTAAGGTTTAGaattaaatgtacaatttttatctaaagtatttttttctaatgCAGTTACATTTCTTAGGGTGGTAGACATCCCAAATATACCAGACTTATGTATTTTGTGTCCCACCAAACAAGCAATAAAACACTGGGGCtacagaaaattaaaatgtcCTGGTTTTCCATTCCCATACACATGTTTTGTATGTGTTACCTAAGATTactctttaatgttttattttgtggtgTATTTTATTCAAGGTGCCATCTCTATCATCCAGGAATTCCCTGACATCACTATTCTAACGACAGAGGTCCATCCTGTGGCTCCAACACACTTTGGCCAGAAGTACTTTGGCACAGACTGAATATAAGGCACTTCTATAAACTGGAAAACAATGCAGTGCCCTGAAACAATGCAGTGCCCTGCTGCTCAACTGTATTTTTTGCCCTTTGAGGAAGTTACAATATGCAACCTTTTTGCTAACTTTCTTTTTCTAGATTTCTACTTCATTTTTTGTATGGCCACAAGGAGAATGCTATGAAGGATGTTTGAACTTTGACCGCTGAAATCCATAAGAACTTTAAATGGACAACATTAATATACGTGTCATCGCTGGTGATTTAACTTCTGTGTTACAGAAAACTAAATATTATTTATGAATCTAAGTTAAGTGccatacattttcatttaactTTAGTAGGGTTTTTAGAGCATGACTGATGTGCTTCCTTCTCTGCATGTGCAATATTTGTAGGGTGTATGGCTACATGCTCAAGGGCAAAGTTAGGGTTCCAAATACACATAGCACTCCCAGAGTTTTTAAAGGTCACATGTGATCTAACCCTTTTTATATAAAGTCCAGTGAGTGCATGCCTTATGATATGTCAGTGATGATTAACAGGCTTTGCCTTGTGCTCGGTTTCTGCCCTCATTCTGCTGCCGACACAAAACGTTTTGAGGGTTTAGAAATGTTTGCATGGATGcacatattgtaaaataatttacattggcagctttaaataaaatacacagcaaGAAAACAGGGCTGCTTGGCACTCAGGGGGAATCCACAGGGCAAGTTAAAAGAATGTCTATTGGTCTTAGTTAAAAGTATAACTCCATAGGCCCTACATGTTTCGTACCTgcaaggtacttaatcatgggctaagcCTTGCTGTGTAATTTGGATTGCCGCTCtctgaagctgggggtctggggctggtgcacctggaccacacaaTCAACTTTGTGAGCTATTCACTTtttcattctggagcaccttcAATTCCTTTTTTCAAGCTTTAAATAAAACTCAGTTCAATGATACTCCAAAAATATGGCCCTTTTCAGTACATGTGAAGCCCCAATATCTGGTCTGTTATCCATATGCCAttaaaatatgcagagaaggaatgttcagtGCACAAAGTATGCTTTTTAATGACATGGTATGGTCTGCATAAGACTATATTTGGAAAAAGCAAAATAGCACAGGTGAAGTTGCTAGTAGCAGCCAGGTTgcaattggattttattattcatttttattagacCATTTAAATAATTGCTGACTGGTATTGTCAACCACACTTGTGCATATGGCATTTTCATTTCAGTGTGACCAAACCAGCCTTACAGGAGTTAAATATCTCTGGGATAGCTTTCTTACATTCTTGTCAAAGTAGATGGGATGCCGTTTGCTGTGGTTACTTGCTCATCTCAAGGATTTTATATCTGTGTTCCATTAGTATTGCTCACACCTCATTGCCTATTTTGTGtttcttaaagagccagtaaattaatttttgcccattatttacaaaaaatgttttctttatacaGCAGCAACATTCCTAACTTGTGCAGTGATCTTCCTATGAAGAATGAAAATGTCATCCTTTCACCTTGTAACTACCCCTTTTGTTTGTATTAAAATACTGAGCTGCTGTACGGTTTCCTGTATACAACAGTCCTGTGCAAATTGAAGTGACAAGGACACCGTTATTTTGTAGTTTTCTGCAAGTTGTTTAGTCTACAAGGTGTTATCACTTTATGACCACTCCCAAAATCTGCTCCAGGAAACCTTGTTGGCACCATGAGAAGGAGCAATTGTGTATCAAGCTGATTAATGCTATTGGCTTTCTAGCTgaattcacatactgtatatttaatgctggctgataaataaaatacattaaataaactgtacCCTGGGCTGATCCAGCCTGTCAATATATGATCTCATATGGCAGGATGCAGGCacattaatttaatttacaaacaacTGCTGGCAGagacaccactgcctggttaagTAACTTTGTGCTTGCCTGTTCATTCACATACCAGGGAATCAGTATTGTTCAAGTCTCCCTGTTCATCTGCGGACAAGGGGTTAGGTACTGAAGCAATCACAAGCTATAGTGAATATAAAGCTGTTACTGTACCAGATTCTTCATTTCCTTGGTGTTTAGTAGTGGTGCATCCTTATAAACAGGGTTTCCAGCCTATAGGCATGCCATTACAATGCAAGAGCGCTTTAATGACTGCTGCAGGttgtgtgcttaaaggggaactaaagtctaacatagaataatgctagaaatgctgtattttgtatacagggggctgtcatcttgtaactatgcAAGACGAAGATTACGCACCTGCtcggtgtggtctgggcttcagtaggtttagcttagggatcgtcaagtTATTAaatcagcacaagtcaaatattgtctgccataGAAGtctatacagcaagactgattaataatcagaatatgcagattgcactgggtctgccggaaacaaacaaagctgcttgagttctgggaagtaaggtgtggGAGCTCCCCCCTGACATttgtatgatcgtttccctgcagagcagttagggaccgtctgaagtttcctatcctcagcagtcagagcaagtaaaacaaagggagaatttcactgcatacagtccagtcaggtttcttataaaaacggtacacatttttaattaaagcatattggagataaaTTTCTTTCATTAcatcctttacatcccctttaatagatGATGTTTGGGACCCGACCAGAAACATCCCCATGCTAATTGTTGCCTTTACTTTGAAGAAGAACCTCAGTTTTGCCACCAGAATGGATGCCATTAACTGTTTAGTTCTCCGTTACAATTATGCATCttctgtgctttttattttttacattttgatttatttattagcaACAATAAAAGCTCACTTTGTTGTGGAATTGTACATCTTTATTTCTTAcaataaaaattgccaaaaaGAATAACATCTTCCAAACTGCATAACACTTGACCGTTTGTTGTTAAGCATAGGCAGAAAATATACCAGAATATACCAGTTCTTACATGTAATTCCTGAGTAATGTTAATAGATCACATTGCAAAAATGACAACATCAGTATCTTATAAAACAAGATCAAAtaaaagagaaaggaagaaaCAAATGAGGAGGAAGAGAGCATAAGAAGTAGAGAGAGTGAGGggagaggaggaaaaaaatatgTGATAATTTAGGGTGCAGAAGAAATGAGTAGCACAATACTAACACAAGTAAGGGTGGAGGAGGAGGCAAGTTCCTTTCGCTCTGTTCTGATTTTAAGGTTACGGAGTGAGATCCTTTAGAAGAGAGATTTCAGCTCAACACTTAGTCTTAGGGGATGTTTATCAATgttcagaaaataatttttgccacagttaaaattttctttgcacaaaaactcacaaattcgaattgtattttgaaaaactcgaatgtctggtattcattaaaggacaaggaaagcacaCAGAACATGTTTTCTTATATTAAAAGGCGTACTTTAATAAATTCAGCAGTGCTCTGTAATCCACTCCAACAGCAGTCATTTCTACATTTCAATTTCAAAATTCCCAGTTtgtcaaaaagtcccaaaaaaacgctggcgtcttttcctttttacagggtgataggctgtaccctccttcccccctacatttgataacatatggcacttaaactatactgtgggcacacgtgtagggcattataacaactcaatatacttttattaaggttccctggccttatgtagtgtaatgtatttgctgcagcatatacggccattgtactttaactccacgccgtatgcaaattagccaaagctatcgtaacttcgaactgctgatcgtattttcgctagcgcaacttcgcaagtgttcggtaacctgtgcgcaactttggatcttcgtgaattagcattgtccaggcgaatttacggctGGCGAAGTGTGCGAAGCCAACGGCGGATTTTCAGAGGtaattaaatttgccccttactgtctGCCAGCAGCCAATAGCAAACTTCGTGTTTGGTTGCCATGGCAAAGTACCAATTAAAATTACACATTACAGTGCAAGAAAGAGGTTGGGTTATGactgcacatgcacacaaacAACACAAACACGCCATCTTGTGGATGTCAGCAAATAAATCATGGCAGAATGGAAAGGAATAGAAGAGACAGTCACAAATCAGTATGTTGTAAGTGAAGGTGTTTTTAAGGAATTTAAACTTAGCAATTATGTTTAGCAAAGGGGGTTGTAACTGTGGGGCAAAAATA
This Xenopus laevis strain J_2021 chromosome 8S, Xenopus_laevis_v10.1, whole genome shotgun sequence DNA region includes the following protein-coding sequences:
- the uprt.S gene encoding uracil phosphoribosyltransferase homolog isoform X2, producing MYSLNWDQASTTMTLNRSTSRGDFVFSADRLIRLVVEEGLNRLPYTECTVTTPTGYKYDGVKFEKGNCGVSIMRSGEAMEQGLRDCCRSIRIGKILIQSDEETQKAKVYYAKFPPDIYRRKVLLMYPILSTGNTVIEAVKVLIEHGVQPACIILLSIFSTPHGAISIIQEFPDITILTTEVHPVAPTHFGQKYFGTD
- the uprt.S gene encoding uracil phosphoribosyltransferase homolog isoform X1, yielding MEIMPGEQELVHRKIRFDDGSGSSIEGDKESEESGSPRFDGLPLQELPKDQQQVGPQLKLLPMNDQIRELQTIIRDRSTSRGDFVFSADRLIRLVVEEGLNRLPYTECTVTTPTGYKYDGVKFEKGNCGVSIMRSGEAMEQGLRDCCRSIRIGKILIQSDEETQKAKVYYAKFPPDIYRRKVLLMYPILSTGNTVIEAVKVLIEHGVQPACIILLSIFSTPHGAISIIQEFPDITILTTEVHPVAPTHFGQKYFGTD